Below is a genomic region from Paraburkholderia phenazinium.
GCATGATCAGGCCGTTTTTCCACAGCGAGATGATCGACTGGATCTTGCGGATGAAACCCTTATCCGTCGAGCCGACCTGTTCCTGGATCATGCCGAAGCAGTCGTCCGAATCCATGATCGAGAACTGCGGCTTCAGGCCCACGTGTTCGGCCTCCTGACGCAGAATCTGCACGCCGAGCGAGTGGAAGGTACACACCGTCAACTGATTGACGGGCACCTTGCGGCCTTCCTTGCCGGGCGTGGTCAGCGTCTTGCCCTCGAGCAGCTTGCCGACGCGCTCGCGCATTTCCGCCGCCGCCTTGTTCGTGAAGGTAACGGCCGCGATATGGCGCGGCTCGAAGCCTTTGACTTCGATCAGGTGCGCAATTTTCTGCGTAATCACGCGCGTCTTGCCACTGCCTGCGCCGGCAAGCACAAGACAGGGACCATCGAGGTAGCGCACCGCTTCGTTTTGAGCGGGATTTAGGCCAGCGGACATCGTGTTTGGGCGGGGGGTGTTGCGGGTTGAGGGTGCGGGCAGGGATGCTAACACGAAGCCGGTGACGGCTCGGACATGCCACAATTACAGGCCGCGCGTCGTCGCCGCGGTGGCAAAGCGGCGCGCATTCTTGCAGGAAACTCACATGTCTGCACCGCTGAAAACAGGATTGATGGGTTACGGTTTTGCTGGCGCCACCTTCCACGCGCCGGTGATCGAGCACTGCGGCCGGGCCACGGTCGCTGCGATCGCGACAAGCAAGCCCGAGCCGGCTCGGGCTGACTGTCCGCACGCCAAAGTCGTGCCCGATCTCGATGCGCTGCTCGCGCTCGACGACATCCAATGCGTGGTGATTGCCACGCCAAACGACACCCACTTCGACCTCGCCAAACGCACGCTCGAAGCCGGCAAGCACGTGGTGGTCGACAAACCGGTCACGCTGACGGCCACGGAGGCGCTCACGCTCGCCAACCTGGCGCTGGCGCGAGGCCTCACCTTCGCGCCGTTCCACAACCGTCGCTGGGACGGCGATTTCCTCACCGTTCGCGACCTGCTCGCCAGCGGTGAGCTGGGCCGTATTACCCACTACGAGTCGCATTTCGACCGCTTCCGTCCGGATGTGCGGCCGCGCTGGCGCGAGGAAGCGTCGCGCGGCGGCGGCCTGCTGTTCGATCTCGGGCCGCATCTGATCGACCAGGCGCTGGCGCTCTTCGGCACGCCCGCCACGGTGTCGGCCACCGTCAAAACGCATCGCGATGGCGGGGGCGCCACCGACTACGTTCATCTGCAGCTGGGCTACGCGGATCTCGAAGTCGTGCTGCACGCAACCACCCTCACCGCGCTCGCGCCGCCGCGCTTTGCAATCGACGGCACGCGCGGCAGCTACGTCAAGCGTGAACTCGACACCCAGGAAGATCAGTTGCGAGCAGGTTTGCGCCCGGGTGACGCCGGTTTTGCTGGCGGCAACCCGGCGGGTCTGCTGCGCGTACTGGACGCGAGCAATCAGGAAACTGAACGCGCCCTGCCGACCCGCGACGGCGACTATATCGGCTTCTATCGCTCGTTGGCGGCAGCCATCCTCGATGGCGAGCGTTTCCCGGTTAGTCCTCAGGACGCCGTCGACGTCATGACGATCATCGAACTGGCCGCGCGCAGCGAAGAGGAAGGCCGGCGCCTGCCCTTCGAGCGAATTCGCTGAGATCGCCGCGCAAGTCGCAGCTTACATGCTGACAACCGCTGCTAACAGTTCCGAAAGGGACGGTCCGTTACAATATGTTTCTGAATTCAGGTCATCGTGTGGCTGCGGCTAGCCGTTGCTTCACGATATCGATCTAACCGTCGATCAAGACCACGACGACCGCAGGCAACTGCATGGGACCGGAGTAAGCGCTCAAGCGCTAACTCCGACCAACAAAAGGAGAGTACGCATGCAACGTTTCACCCGTGCGCTGGCAAGTCTGGCACTGGTTTCTTCGCTGGCCGCCTGTGTGGTCCCGCAACAGGCACCGCCCCCGGGACCTAACCCGCACGAAATCGCAGTTCAGCGCCTGAATCAGGTTTACGGCCGTGCCGACAACCTGAGCCGCCGCATCGACAATCACGTCAATCAAGGCTACTACCCGCCCCCGCAAGGTGGCGCGCTGCATCACCGCCTCGACGTGATCCGTCAGGAAGCGCGTGACATGTCTGCCCAGCATGGTGGTGGCCTGTCGGGCGAAGAGCAACGCGTGCTGAACCAGGAACTCGACGGCGCAGCACACGCAATCGGCGAGTAAGCCGCTCAGTCAATCTGTTCAGCAATTCGCTGTGAAAGCACAGGCGCGGGGGTCATTCCCCGCGCTTTTTTTTGGCGCTCGCGCCGCCCGCTGCACCGCCGCATAGCTCTCCAAAGCCTTCATTTGACAAGCCTCGGGGCCTCGCGTACATTCGCCGCACGCGTCGGGAGAGAGCGTTGGCCGCCATGTTTTTTGTGGGCCGCGCCGCCGAAGGGGCACACCCACAAACTCTCAGGCAAAAGGACCGGCTGCGTCGAAGAACCCGTCTGATTCCGGCATCGTCCGGGCTTCATCAGGCACCGGTTTTTTGCACTCTGGAGAGCGGCAGTAGCCACCGGCATCGACCATCGTCGAGCCAGGCAGGCTGCCCACCGAAGGGGCGCGCGCTTCACCGTGATGGCTTGCAGTCACTTGCAAACCCGCACGGCAGCGCAATCTCTCAGGTATCGAGGACAGAGGGGTCATGCATGGCATCGCTCGCAGGCTTTTGGCCGCGAGGAATGAAGCCGCATGGCCTTTTTGTTATCCGTCGAGATTGCCTGAGGCCCTGATGACCGAACTCAAACACACCCCGCTTAACGCCACCCATCGCGCGCTGAAGGCCCGCATGGTCGATTTCGGCGGCTGGGACATGCCCGTCAACTACGGCTCGCAAATCGACGAACACCACGCGGTGCGCACCGACGCCGGTATGTTCGACGTGTCGCACATGTGTGTGGTCGATTTCACCGGTGAGCGCGTCCGCGCGTTCTTCGAACACGCTATCGCCAACAACGTCGGCAAGCTGCAAACGCCGGGCAAAGCGCTCTACACCTGCCTGCTGAACCCAAACGGCGGCGTCATCGACGATCTGATCGTCTATTTCTTCTCCGAAACCCACTTCCGCCTGGTGGTCAATGCTGCCACCGCAGAAAAGGACATCGCCTGGTTCGGCAAGCTCAACGGCGAAGGCAGCTATGGCCTGACCATCACGCCGCGCCGCGATCTGTCGATCGTCGCCGTGCAAGGTCCGAACGCCCGCGAGAAGGTCTGGCAAGTCGCGCCGTCCACCCGTACGTCCACCGAACTCCTCAAGCCGTTTAACGCCGCCATCGTCGAGAACACGCCGTTCGGCGAATTGATGGTTGCCCGCACCGGCTACACCGGCGAAGACGGTTTCGAAATCGTGCTGCCTTCCACGTCCGTCTGCGAGTTCTGGGACGCATTGGTGCGCCAGGGCGTGCGCCCCGCCGGTCTCGGCGCGCGCGACACGCTGCGCCTCGAAGCCGGCATGAACCTGTACGGCCAGGACATGGACGACAATGTCTCGCCGCTTGACGCCGGTCTCGCCTGGACCGTAGATCTGAATTCGCCGCGCGACTTCGTCGGCAAGGCGAAACTTGAAGCGGACGGTTGCCAGTGCGCTTTCGTCGGACTGATCCTGCAAAAGGAAAACGGCAAGGCTGCCGGCGTGCTGCGCGCCCATCAGAAGGTCGTCACGCCGCACGGCGAAGGCGAAATCACCAGCGGCACATTCTCGCCCACCATGCAGGAATCCATCGCCTTCGCACGCGTGCCGAAGGACGTGAAGCCCGGCGATGTCGTCCACGTGCAAATCCGTGACAAAGCCCTTCCCGCAAGCGTGGTAAAACTGCCGTTCGTGCGCAACGGCAAAGTTCTTGCTGCTTAAGCTTTCGTTGCGCGCGCTTCCTCCTTTTTAAGTTTTTACCGTACACACCGCACAGGAGCATCCGATGAGCATCCCGGCCGATCTGAAATACACCGAATCGCACGAATGGGTCCGCACCGAAGCAGACGGCACGCTGACGGTCGGCATTACCGACCACGCGCAAGAAGCGCTCGGCGACATCGTCTTCTTCGAAGTCCAGGAACTGGGCAAAACCGTTAGCGCCGGCGACACCGTCGCCGTCATCGAATCCGTGAAAGCCGCCTCCGATATCTACGCGCCGGTCTCGGGCGAAATCATCGAAGCGAACACGGCTGTCGCCGACACGCCCGACTCCGTCAACAGCACGCCGTATGACAGCTGGCTGTTCAAGATCAAGCCGGCAGCCGATGCGACGCATGACCGCCTGATCGACGCCGACGCGTACAGCAAGTCGATCGGCGAGTAAGTTATTTCAAACCCGCTTTAACCGTCAGGTGCGGCGTCCGACGAACGCGGATGGCCGCGCCGCCAGGAACACCCCATGAAGCTCGAACACCCGGATCGTCTGATGAACCGCACTCCTCTCTCGCTCGCCGCGCTCGAAGTGCATGACGCCTTCGCTGAACGGCATATCGGCCCGGATTCGGCCGACAGCCAGGCGATGCTCGAAGCCCTCGGCTTCGCCTCGCGCGCCGCGCTGATCGACGCCGTGATTCCGAAGACGATCCGCCGCACCGAAACGCTGCCGCTCGGCCCCTTCGCGCAACCGAAGAGCGAGGCCGAAGCGCTCGCTGCGCTGCGTGAGCTGGCCGACAAGAACCAGGTGTTCCGCTCCTATATCGGGCAGGGCTATTACAACGCGCACACCCCGACGGTGATCCTGCGCAACGTACTTGAAAATCCGGCGTGGTACACGGCTTACACGCCGTATCAGCCGGAAATCTCGCAAGGCCGTCTCGAAGCGCTGCTGAACTTCCAGCAGATGATCATCGACCTGACCGGCCTCGCCATCTCCAACGCATCGCTGCTCGACGAGGCCACCGCCGCCGCCGAAGCGATGACGCTGCTGCAACGCGTGGGCAAGCCGAAGTCGAACGTGTTCTACGTCGCCGACGACGTGCTGCCGCAAACCATCGAAGTGGTAAAGACGCGCGCCACACCGGTTGGCATCGAAGTGAAGGTTGGCCCGGCTGCGGATGCCGCGAACGCCAACGCCTTCGGCGTGCTGTTGCAATACCCGGGCGTGAACGGCGATGTGCGCGACTACCGTGCGCTGGCTGAAGCTGTCCACGCTGCCGGCGGCTATGTGGTGGTTGCCGCCGATCTGCTCGCGCTCACGCTGCTCACGCCGCCGGGCGAATGGGGCGCCGACGTGGCTGTCGGCAACACGCAGCGTTTCGGCGTGCCGGTCGGCTTCGGCGGTCCGCACGCGGCGTATCTCGCCGTGCGCGACGAATTCAAGCGGCAAATGCCGGGCCGTCTCGTTGGCGTCACCGTCGACGCACAGGGCAAACCCGCGCTGCGTCTCGCGCTGCAAACGCGCGAACAGCACATCCGCCGCGAAAAGGCGACTTCGAACGTGTGTACCGCGCAGGCGTTGCTCGCGATCATGGCCAGCATGTACGCGGTGTATCACGGCCCGCAAGGTCTGAAGACGATCGCCCAGCGTGTGAATCGCGTCGCCGCGCTGCTCGCGGCCGGTGCGAAAAAGCTCGGCTATACGCTCGTCAACGAAACGTTCTTCGACACGCTCACGTTCGAAACCGGCGCCCGCACCCAGGCGCTGCACGACGCGGCGGTCGCCAAGCGCATCAATCTGCGCCGCGTGAGCGACACGCGCGTCGGCATCTCGCTCGACGAAACCACCAAGCGCAGCGATCTCGCCGATCTGCTGGCCGTGTTCGCGCAAGCGGCGTTCGTAAGCGAAGTGCCGCAAATCGACGCGCTCGACGCCGAACTGCCCGCGGAAAGCAGCGTGCCGGCCGCGCTCGAACGCACCAGCGCGTATCTCACGCACCATGTGTTCAACCGCCATCATTCGGAAACGGAAATGCTGCGCTACCTGCGCAGCCTCTCCGACAAGGACCTCGCGCTCGACCGCTCGATGATCCCGCTCGGCTCCTGCACGATGAAGCTGAACGCGACCTCGGAAATGCTGCCGGTCACGTGGCCTGAGTTCGGTCAGATTCACCCGTTCGCGCCGGCTGAGCAAACTGTCGGCTACCGCGAAATGATCGATCAGCTCGAGCAGATGCTCGTCGCGGCAACCGGTTACGCAGCGGTTTCGCTGCAGCCGAACGCCGGCTCGCAAGGCGAGTACGCGGGTCTGTTGATCATCCACGCTTATCACGCTTCGCGCGGCGAAGGTCATCGCAACGTCTGCCTGATTCCCGCTTCGGCGCACGGCACGAACCCGGCGTCGGCGCAGATGGCCGGCATGCAGGTCGTGGTGGTCGCCTGCGATGCGCAAGGCAACGTCGATATTGAAGACCTGAAGGCGAAAGCCGCGCAACACGCGGACAAGCTGGCTGCGATCATGATCACGTACCCGTCGACGCACGGCGTGTTCGAAGCCAACGTGCGCGAAATCTGCGAGATCGTGCACGCACACGGCGGTCAGGTGTATGTGGACGGCGCCAACATGAACGCAATGGTCGGCCTCACGGCGCCGGGCCAGTTCGGCGGCGACGTCTCGCACCTGAACCTGCACAAGACGTTCTGTATTCCGCACGGCGGTGGCGGCCCAGGCGTCGGTCCGGTGGCAGTCGGCGCGCATCTCGCGAAGTTTCTGCCGAACCAGACGTCGTCGGGTTACGAGCGTGCGCCGCAAGGCATCGGCGCCGTGTCGGGCGCGCCGTACGGCTCCGCTTCGATCCTGCCGATCTCGTGGATGTACATCGCGATGATGGGCGCGAAGAACCTCACGGCTGCGACCGAAACCGCGATTCTCAACGCCAACTACGTCGCCAACAAGCTGGCGCCGCATTATCCGGTGCTGTACTCGGGCCCCGGCGGACTGGTCGCGCACGAATGCATTCTCGACCTGCGCCCGATCAAGGACACCAGCGGCATCACCGTTGACGACGTCGCCAAGCGCCTCGCCGACTACGGCTTCCACGCGCCGACCATGAGCTTCCCGGTGCCGGGCACGCTGATGGTCGAGCCGACCGAATCGGAATCGAAGGAAGAGCTCGACCGTTTCATCGAAGCGATGATTGCGATCCGCGAGGAAATCCGCGCCGTCGAAGATGGCCGCTCGGACCGCGAAGACAATCCGCTCAAGCACGCACCGCACACCGCGGCCGTGGTGATTGCGGACGGCTGGAAGCATGCGTATGCGCGTGAAACCGCTGCGTATCCGTTGCCGTCGCTGATTGCGAGGAAGTACTGGCCGCCGGTTGGCCGTGCAGACAACGTGTATGGCGACCGCAACCTGTTCTGCTCCTGCGTACCCATCGCGGATTACGAGTAACCGCGTCGCATTCGCTGGCTTGAACCGCGCGCCACCTGACGGTGACGCGCGGTCCTGTCGTTCGCGCCCGGGAACGGCTAACATCACACACCAATCAGCCCAACGAAGGAGTGTCGCATGGTGCGAAAGGTGCTAATGATGGAAAGCCCGAGCTATTCACGGCGCATGCCGTCCTGGCAGGCCGCGGGCACGCCGCTCGCGACGCTGCTGCTGGTGTGCGGCGCCGTCATGCTGCCGGTGCGGCACGCCCGCGCAGCGATGAATTTCTGTGCAGCGCCAGCGCTGCAAACCAGCGAACGCACGAATGCCGATCCAGGCGTCAAGGCACTGGTCGCCAACGTGGAAGCGCATCTGAACGATCAGGCGCACGCGGTGGCGACCTTGCATACCGAAGGCACCTTACCGCACGAAGGGATTTACGATCAAAGCGTCGAAGCGGAGAAAGATCTGGACCTCCTGCGTGACGCGGCGCTCGCCTGGCGCGCCACCAGTGACGACCGCTATCTGAAACTGGTCGATCGTCTGCTGTACGCCTGGGTCACGACCTACCAGCCGAGCTTCAACCCGATCGACGAAACCCGTTTCGAAGGCTTGATCCTCGCCTACGACATGACCGCAAGCGCGTTGCCGGTGAAAACGCGTAACGCAGCGATGGCGTTTCTGACGAAGCTTGGAAACGGTTACATCGCGCAGATCGACGCGCAACCGCGCCCGCTAACCGGCTCGTTTCGCAATAACTGGCAGAGCCACCGGGTCAAACTGATTGCGATGGCCGCCTTCACGCTCGACAACCGCAAGATGATCAACGCGGCGCAGCGTCTGTTTGTCGAACATATTGGCGACAACATCGAGCCGGACGGTTCGACGATCGACTTTAAGGAACGCGATGCGCTGCATTACGTGACTTACGATCTGCAGCCGCTCGTGACCGCCGCGCTGGCCGCACGCCGTCACAACCGCAACTGGTTGCCGGAGAAGGCCACCAACGACGCGACGCTGGGCACCGCGCTGAACTGGTTGACGCCCTACGCGTTGGGCACCAAAACGCATGACGAATTTGTGCATTCGGACGTCCCGTTCGATGCGAAGCGTCGCGAAGCCGGCTTGCCCGGCTATTCGGGTGACTGGGATCCGAAGAACGCGGCTGAACTGTTTCACCTCGCGGCGCGTCTCGATGGCCGCTATGCGCCGATCGCGCTGCGGCTCGCGCCGACCCCGCCCGCGTGGCTGGCCGTGTGCCTGCCGCTGCCGGCACGTTAACCCCGTTTTTTATATGCAGGAGCAGTAATGGCAGTCAGTGTGTTCGACCTTTTCAAAATCGGCATTGGTCCGTCCAGTTCGCATACGGTCGGGCCGATGCGCGCGGCGCTGATGTTCGTCCAGGGGCTCGAACGCGACGGACTGCTTGCGGGTACGGCTTCGGTGAAGGTGGATCTGTACGGCTCGCTCGGCGCGAC
It encodes:
- a CDS encoding oxidoreductase — translated: MSAPLKTGLMGYGFAGATFHAPVIEHCGRATVAAIATSKPEPARADCPHAKVVPDLDALLALDDIQCVVIATPNDTHFDLAKRTLEAGKHVVVDKPVTLTATEALTLANLALARGLTFAPFHNRRWDGDFLTVRDLLASGELGRITHYESHFDRFRPDVRPRWREEASRGGGLLFDLGPHLIDQALALFGTPATVSATVKTHRDGGGATDYVHLQLGYADLEVVLHATTLTALAPPRFAIDGTRGSYVKRELDTQEDQLRAGLRPGDAGFAGGNPAGLLRVLDASNQETERALPTRDGDYIGFYRSLAAAILDGERFPVSPQDAVDVMTIIELAARSEEEGRRLPFERIR
- the gcvT gene encoding glycine cleavage system aminomethyltransferase GcvT; protein product: MTELKHTPLNATHRALKARMVDFGGWDMPVNYGSQIDEHHAVRTDAGMFDVSHMCVVDFTGERVRAFFEHAIANNVGKLQTPGKALYTCLLNPNGGVIDDLIVYFFSETHFRLVVNAATAEKDIAWFGKLNGEGSYGLTITPRRDLSIVAVQGPNAREKVWQVAPSTRTSTELLKPFNAAIVENTPFGELMVARTGYTGEDGFEIVLPSTSVCEFWDALVRQGVRPAGLGARDTLRLEAGMNLYGQDMDDNVSPLDAGLAWTVDLNSPRDFVGKAKLEADGCQCAFVGLILQKENGKAAGVLRAHQKVVTPHGEGEITSGTFSPTMQESIAFARVPKDVKPGDVVHVQIRDKALPASVVKLPFVRNGKVLAA
- the gcvH gene encoding glycine cleavage system protein GcvH, which produces MSIPADLKYTESHEWVRTEADGTLTVGITDHAQEALGDIVFFEVQELGKTVSAGDTVAVIESVKAASDIYAPVSGEIIEANTAVADTPDSVNSTPYDSWLFKIKPAADATHDRLIDADAYSKSIGE
- the gcvP gene encoding aminomethyl-transferring glycine dehydrogenase, which translates into the protein MKLEHPDRLMNRTPLSLAALEVHDAFAERHIGPDSADSQAMLEALGFASRAALIDAVIPKTIRRTETLPLGPFAQPKSEAEALAALRELADKNQVFRSYIGQGYYNAHTPTVILRNVLENPAWYTAYTPYQPEISQGRLEALLNFQQMIIDLTGLAISNASLLDEATAAAEAMTLLQRVGKPKSNVFYVADDVLPQTIEVVKTRATPVGIEVKVGPAADAANANAFGVLLQYPGVNGDVRDYRALAEAVHAAGGYVVVAADLLALTLLTPPGEWGADVAVGNTQRFGVPVGFGGPHAAYLAVRDEFKRQMPGRLVGVTVDAQGKPALRLALQTREQHIRREKATSNVCTAQALLAIMASMYAVYHGPQGLKTIAQRVNRVAALLAAGAKKLGYTLVNETFFDTLTFETGARTQALHDAAVAKRINLRRVSDTRVGISLDETTKRSDLADLLAVFAQAAFVSEVPQIDALDAELPAESSVPAALERTSAYLTHHVFNRHHSETEMLRYLRSLSDKDLALDRSMIPLGSCTMKLNATSEMLPVTWPEFGQIHPFAPAEQTVGYREMIDQLEQMLVAATGYAAVSLQPNAGSQGEYAGLLIIHAYHASRGEGHRNVCLIPASAHGTNPASAQMAGMQVVVVACDAQGNVDIEDLKAKAAQHADKLAAIMITYPSTHGVFEANVREICEIVHAHGGQVYVDGANMNAMVGLTAPGQFGGDVSHLNLHKTFCIPHGGGGPGVGPVAVGAHLAKFLPNQTSSGYERAPQGIGAVSGAPYGSASILPISWMYIAMMGAKNLTAATETAILNANYVANKLAPHYPVLYSGPGGLVAHECILDLRPIKDTSGITVDDVAKRLADYGFHAPTMSFPVPGTLMVEPTESESKEELDRFIEAMIAIREEIRAVEDGRSDREDNPLKHAPHTAAVVIADGWKHAYARETAAYPLPSLIARKYWPPVGRADNVYGDRNLFCSCVPIADYE
- a CDS encoding alginate lyase family protein, yielding MPSWQAAGTPLATLLLVCGAVMLPVRHARAAMNFCAAPALQTSERTNADPGVKALVANVEAHLNDQAHAVATLHTEGTLPHEGIYDQSVEAEKDLDLLRDAALAWRATSDDRYLKLVDRLLYAWVTTYQPSFNPIDETRFEGLILAYDMTASALPVKTRNAAMAFLTKLGNGYIAQIDAQPRPLTGSFRNNWQSHRVKLIAMAAFTLDNRKMINAAQRLFVEHIGDNIEPDGSTIDFKERDALHYVTYDLQPLVTAALAARRHNRNWLPEKATNDATLGTALNWLTPYALGTKTHDEFVHSDVPFDAKRREAGLPGYSGDWDPKNAAELFHLAARLDGRYAPIALRLAPTPPAWLAVCLPLPAR